A portion of the Platichthys flesus chromosome 7, fPlaFle2.1, whole genome shotgun sequence genome contains these proteins:
- the snphb gene encoding syntaphilin: MSAPAPANRRSGSGSRRFDYCRFIELDYVPMETGYMVSMRPTKGSPSTKSPSKGYTSTKSPDRHNRSTNSPSTPRSRRTPATPSNRDPYGNASFSSSSNSGSCKGSDCSPTKGRHQKYTSCTDNHGIRPPPPEQYLTPLQQKEVCIRHLRSRLKETITTLQDRDTEIDSLRGQLYRMQEDWVEEECHRVEAQLALKEARQEIQQLKQAVDTVRLRLSDAGGSSGDIGVQKYFQDINTQNHKLENLLLNMELAQAGLAKEGEVLPGYRTRVGGSAPASVSGESPGGIPKPGIGGRGSCSCDGSPARSLTRSSTYTKLTDQADQNGNGHDFPCLSGDGTQDSGFVCCGESSIPSRADLLLEAAFLSEETAALLNSYTQTFSQSLPNYMPNSLPNSLPNSLPNSLPHTYSHTLPRSFPHNLSHSVPHTMPHSSTYEKLCTSERIMPFRCGLGEVGCMSHPCLSHHHLYLHPLREMGIQTESCPIPATAGYPSDLDTIAEQRTFRSQACSPTSTWMSDEGEEDLDSITTTTSVTTATLMSTATEPIPASKTTLVSPLPRSATMTFTLERPSCVGKEGVEEEEKEEMEKRENATYANAESTEMHNDTTLIKPEGDVNQRQGAVGGTEVERQGAVEEAESEKLCDLSETSSGMHDELKFAGCCGESRQNGKTKKNLTAEEVGLSAGSTQVETAQLSPSQSELSPGVEMPHTSQPRRSASHEEIAGITVVEVNDEDEDENKTKEKVTAEGAAAEQEHSSDSETIEKSYWSRHFLVDLLAVAIPVVPTVAWLCRGPVRDRLPMYHIGSLLRGCCTVALHSLRRGGGLRHYPAGGGDLGGSQI; encoded by the exons GTTTGACTACTGCAGGTTCATAGAGCTAGACTACGTTCCCATGGAGACAGGCTATATGGTCTCAATGCGTCCAACTAAAGGCTCTCCATCGACCAAGTCTCCAAGTAAAGGATACACCTCCACCAAGTCTCCGGACCGCCACAACCGTTCCACAAactctccctccacccctcGTTCTCG GCGGACTCCTGCCACACCCAGTAATAGAGATCCCTATGGCAACGcctctttcagcagcagcagcaactcaGGCTCTTGTAAAGGCAGCGACTGCAGCCCAACCAAAGG ACGTCACCAGAAGTACACTTCATGTACAGACAACCATGGTATTCGGCCACCTCCACCAGAGCAGTACCTCACACCCCTACAGCAGAAGGAGGTGTGTATCCGACACCTGCGGTCCAGGCTAAAGGAAACCATAACCACACTGCAAGACAG GGACACAGAGATAGATTCGCTGAGAGGCCAGCTTTACAGGATGCAGGAAGACTGGGTTGAGGAGGAGTGTCACCGTGTAGAGGCTCAGCTGGCCCTGAAGGAGGCGCGTCAGGAGATCCAGCAGCTCAAACAGGCTGTGGACACTGTACGGTTGAGGCTCAGTGATGCAGGAGGATCCAGTGGGGATATAGGGGTCCAGAAGTACTTCCAGGACATTAACACTCAGAACCACAAGCTTGAGAACCTTTTGCTCAATATGGAGTTAGCCCAGGCTGGATTAGCCAAAGAGGGGGAGGTCTTACCAGGCTATCGAACCCGTGTTGGGGGTTCCGCGCCAGCATCAGTATCTGGGGAGAGTCCAGGGGGAATACCCAAACCTGGAATAGGAGGCAGGGGGTCTTGCTCCTGCGATGGTTCTCCAGCGCGTTCTCTGACCCGGAGCTCCACCTACACTAAGCTCACTGATCAGGCAGATCAGAATGGCAATGGACATGACTTCCCTTGTTTGTCAGGTGATGGCACCCAGGACAGTGGCTTTGTGTGCTGTGGGGAGAGCAGCATTCCCAGCCGGGCCGATTTGCTGCTGGAGGCTGCCTTTCTCTCTGAGGAAACAGCAGCACTACTCAACTCCTACACACAAACCTTCTCCCAGTCTCTGCCCAACTATATGCCCAACTCGCTGCCCAACTCTTTGCCCAACTCTCTGCCCAACTCTCTGCCTCACACCTACTCCCATACCTTACCTCGTTCTTTCCCTCACAATTTGTCCCACTCTGTTCCCCACACTATGCCACACTCATCCACCTACGAGAAGCTGTGCACAAGTGAACGGATTATGCCCTTTCGTTGTGGCCTGGGTGAAGTGGGCTGTATGAGCCACCCCTGCCTGTCCCACCACCACCTGTACCTGCATCCCCTTCGAGAAATGGGCATTCAGACTGAAAGTTGCCCCATTCCTGCTACAGCAGGTTACCCCTCTGATCTAGATACCATTGCAGAGCAACGCACTTTTCGCTCTCAGGCTTGCAGCCCTACCTCCACCTGGATGTCtgatgagggggaggaggaccTAGACTCCATCACCACCACAACTTCAGTGACCACAGCGACTTTAATGAGTACAGCAACAGAGCCAATCCCGGCCTCCAAAACAACATTGGTCTCTCCTTTACCACGGTCTGCTACTATGACATTCACACTGGAGAGACCTTCATGTGTCGGCAAAGAgggagtggaggaagaggaaaaggaggagatggaaaagagagagaatgcaACATATGCAAATGCTGAATCAACAGAGATGCATAATGACACAACATTGATCAAGCCGGAGGGTGATGTGAATCAGAGGCAGGGCGCAGTAGGAGGAACTGAGGTTGAAAGGCAAGGTGCAGTGGAGGAGGCGGAATCAGAAAAACTGTGTGACTTATCAGAAACATCATCAGGGATGCATGATGAGCTTAAATTTGCAGGATGTTGTGGAGAGAGCAGGCagaatggaaaaacaaagaaaaacctcACCGCGGAAGAAGTAGGTCTATCCGCAGGATCAACTCAAGTCGAGACAGCACAGCTGAGTCCAAGTCAGTCAGAATTATCACCAGGCGTAGAGATGCCACATACCTCCCAGCCGAGGAGATCTGCTTCCCATGAGGAGATAGCTGGCATCACTGTCGTAGAGGTTAACgatgaggatgaagacgagaataaaactaaagaaaaagtCACAGCAGAGGGTGCcgcagcagagcaggaacatTCGTCTGACTCCGAGACAATTGAGAAAAGCTACTGGAGTCGTCACTTCCTAGTTGATCTGTTAGCAGTGGCCATCCCAGTGGTACCAACAGTGGCATGGCTGTGCCGCGGTCCAGTCCGTGACAGACTGCCCATGTATCATATAGGGTCACTGCTGCGAGGCTGTTGCACTGTGGCACTGCACTCGCTGCGCAGGGGAGGTGGATTGAGGCATTACCCCGCAGGCGGGGGAGATTTGGGTGGATCCCAGATATGA